Within Aspergillus oryzae RIB40 DNA, chromosome 2, the genomic segment CGGATTGTCCAATTGGTTACCGTTGACCTCGTATCCTTGGGAAAGGTGACTCTCATCGTGGCAGAAGTAGAGGTAGTCCACTGTGTTGAAGTAGGGCATGGGGTCACGGGGTTGGTTGATGTCGACCATCCTTATATGGATCTGTTTCTGCCCTCAATCTCCATGGATGTCAAGTCTCACAGCCTAATTGTGGGTCGATTACTGGACCAATGAAACATAACCTCGGCATGTACTCCGTGACGGAGAGTTTCCTATGCAGGGAGAAAGCTTGTCAACGGCATAAGAGCACACCAGACCAATCAATTGATTCTTGCCCCTTCTCCCTTTGCTTGGGACTTCTTGTCAGTAACTGAGGGTCCTGCCCTGCCTAGTGGCAGTTCAGAATCAGAAGTCGAGCTAAACGGGCACGCGATCGCTTACGTGGCTGGTGCAAGACGCCAAGGACGACTGGGGAGCAACCCTCGATGCGTTTTAGGGGCTGATTCTTTATCAAACCCGCGACAAGGCCCTTCCTTGCTGACTGGCGATAATTCTATGTATGCAGGCTATATCACGAATACAACTCTGTGGCGTTCGGTGCTTCCGACTCGACATCAAGGCAGTCGTCGGTGCTCCGGATACGGTTCGAGGTAGGGTTACATTGCGTGGCCCACTGGCCATGTGCGTTATCTCGCGCTCGATAACGCCATCCTTTAGTCTCCCTTAGTGCCAAGCCCTAAGCTAACTTAGTCGTAGTGCTTAACTACAATGGCAAGCTTATCTTCCCTCCTCGTCGTGTGATAGGCCCTGGCCTATCTCTGTTTAATTGAATCAGCGTCTTGTGCCAGCTGGTCGTCTGTGCCATTGGTTCCTCCGCTTTGCTTAATCTATCCGGAGTTACATCCGGGGCAACAGGAGGGTCATTTAAAGAGAGGCCCAAGTCACCGATGATCTGTTCCCAACTCGGTCGctgtctccttttctttttcttctttctttcttcctttgcatGCTGCATGTTGCTGGTGTAGAGACAAATCCTCACAATGGGTAAGTCATGGTGAGCTTGTCCTTTCTAGTGACCAGATGGTTGACCCACGTTCAGCGTCCAAAGAGCCTTATGACGAAAAGACCGGCATTCCGGATGTCGAAGAAACCTCGCCTTCACCAGTCGAGTACGACGAGGACACGCCCACTGAGGAAGAGTTGGCCACTCTGCGCCGTGTGCCAGGAAGCCTCCCGATTGTGGCCTATCTCATCTGTGTGGTCGAGTTCTCCGAGCGAGCTTCGTACTATGGTGTTTCGGGCCTCGTTTCCAACTTCGTCAATCGTCCCCTGCCCGTCGGGGGCAATGGCTACGGTGCACCTCCGCGGGGTACGCAGCAGACGGCTGGCGCCTTGGGCATGGGCACTGTCAAGGCCAACGCCGTCAACCAGTCGTTCAGCATGTTAGCATACGCCCTTCCCATGGTCTTCGGCTACCTGTCCGATGCTCATACGGGCCGCTTCAAGATGATCTACTGGGGTGTTTTCGTTTTCGGTATCGCTCATGTCCTGATGGTGGGAGCGACTGCGCCCAATCTCCTTGCCAATGGGGGTGCGAAAGcgcccttcttcatctccctGTATATGTTGTCGGTCGGTGCCGGTATGTTCTACCTCTCTTGGCGGGGGTGACGTTCAGGACTAATGATTGCAGCCATGTTTAAGCCCAATGTCTCCCCCCTGCTGTTAGATCAGATGCCCAATACCAAGGCGAAGATCAAGGTGCTGTCCAATGGCGAAAAGGTTATCGTCGACCCTGAGGTCACGACCGAGCGTGCTATGCTCTGGTTCTATCTGCTTATCAACATTGGCGGCTTCATGCAGGTCGCTACCTCCTACGCGGAGAAGTATGTCGGGTGGTGGTTGGCCTTCATCCTGCCGCTGTTTTTGTATCTCCCGCTTCCGGCCCTCTTGGTATGTCCAGATTGAATGGTCGATACCTCCCCTGCTACCAATACTAATTGTCTGCTAGTTCTGGCTGCGTAAACGTCTCGTGCTCCACCCCCCGGGCGGCAGTGACTTGCTCAATGTCTGCCGTGTATTGGGCATCTGCCTCCGTGGCGGCGGTATCTTGCGCATTggacgccatggcttctggGACGCGGCCAAGCCGTCCGTCATCGCAGCGAAGGGACAGAACATTCGGACTCATTGGAATGACCAATTTGTGGAGGATGTCCGCCGCACATTCCAGGCGACC encodes:
- a CDS encoding uncharacterized protein (H+/oligopeptide symporter), with translation MVDPRSASKEPYDEKTGIPDVEETSPSPVEYDEDTPTEEELATLRRVPGSLPIVAYLICVVEFSERASYYGVSGLVSNFVNRPLPVGGNGYGAPPRGTQQTAGALGMGTVKANAVNQSFSMLAYALPMVFGYLSDAHTGRFKMIYWGVFVFGIAHVLMVGATAPNLLANGGAKAPFFISLYMLSVGAAMFKPNVSPLLLDQMPNTKAKIKVLSNGEKVIVDPEVTTERAMLWFYLLINIGGFMQVATSYAEKYVGWWLAFILPLFLYLPLPALLFWLRKRLVLHPPGGSDLLNVCRVLGICLRGGGILRIGRHGFWDAAKPSVIAAKGQNIRTHWNDQFVEDVRRTFQATGIFCFFPIQYINDNGLGNAASFLSTMLTTNGVPNDVISNFNSLSIIAFAPVLNYGLYPLLRHFHIRYGPVARITTGLALSTIGGIGYTVLNYYAYKLGPCGKYGSSDTCVDADGVSLVAPITIWWMAIPYALGGISELFVNVPAYGIAYSRAPKNMRGLVSAINLLNTAVAYAIGLACSAVIKDPYLTWVFGGPSIVGGVLTVVFYFMFRHIDKEEYVLSENAEETHVFEGAGNKFTENSHNKTTNPTPAIVENEEFGISPKQ